One segment of Belonocnema kinseyi isolate 2016_QV_RU_SX_M_011 chromosome 7, B_treatae_v1, whole genome shotgun sequence DNA contains the following:
- the LOC117177266 gene encoding uncharacterized protein LOC117177266 isoform X1, whose translation MRILISNLLLTIVILFNFYEMNASGIHGPSSSRPHNYPNVPPPAEDPDEPHKIATYVTTRGEYKIKLWLDDTRSLVERASLPKFNNVPNGSYYWTHNFITRSVTCDGLRFVIYIEDEKVIGARAPRRPQRVNPNALEPNESTWFITYNRKNFKVKKNMQTEEPVSITLMPKNLHRNPAISRQNLLTNMIAMGGIFFIIYQKRDLTIVGAELDSAWHNSN comes from the exons ATGCGGATCCTTATTAGCAACCTACTACTAACGATTgtgattttattcaatttttatg AAATGAATGCGTCGGGAATTCACGGACCATCTTCATCCCGGCCGCATAATTATCCAAATGTCCCACCACCCGCCGAAGATCCTGACGAACCGCACAAGATTGCCACTTATGTAACCACTCGTGGGGAATATAAGATTAAGTTGTGGCTAGATGATACTAGAAGCTTGGTGGAAAGAGCTAGCCTTCCAAAATTCAATAATGTTCCAAATGGATCATATTATTGGACTCACAATTTTATAACCCGTTCCGTTACTTGTGATGGACTAAGATTTGTGATCTACATAGAAGATGAAAAAGTTATTGGAGCCCGAGCCCCGAGACGACCGCAACGTG tgAATCCAAATGCTCTAGAACCTAACGAATCTACATGGTTCATCACTTATAACCGCAAAAATTTTAAGGTGAAGAAAAATATGCAAACAGAAGAACCTGTATCAATTACCCTTATGCCTAAAAATTTACATCGAAATCCAGCTATTAGCCGTCAAAACCTCCTCACAAATATGATTGCTATGGGtggtatattttttatcatatacCAAAAGCGAGATCTAACAATTGTGGGAGCTGAGCTTGACTCGGCCTGGCATAATTCTAATTAa
- the LOC117177266 gene encoding uncharacterized protein LOC117177266 isoform X2, which produces MNASGIHGPSSSRPHNYPNVPPPAEDPDEPHKIATYVTTRGEYKIKLWLDDTRSLVERASLPKFNNVPNGSYYWTHNFITRSVTCDGLRFVIYIEDEKVIGARAPRRPQRVNPNALEPNESTWFITYNRKNFKVKKNMQTEEPVSITLMPKNLHRNPAISRQNLLTNMIAMGGIFFIIYQKRDLTIVGAELDSAWHNSN; this is translated from the exons ATGAATGCGTCGGGAATTCACGGACCATCTTCATCCCGGCCGCATAATTATCCAAATGTCCCACCACCCGCCGAAGATCCTGACGAACCGCACAAGATTGCCACTTATGTAACCACTCGTGGGGAATATAAGATTAAGTTGTGGCTAGATGATACTAGAAGCTTGGTGGAAAGAGCTAGCCTTCCAAAATTCAATAATGTTCCAAATGGATCATATTATTGGACTCACAATTTTATAACCCGTTCCGTTACTTGTGATGGACTAAGATTTGTGATCTACATAGAAGATGAAAAAGTTATTGGAGCCCGAGCCCCGAGACGACCGCAACGTG tgAATCCAAATGCTCTAGAACCTAACGAATCTACATGGTTCATCACTTATAACCGCAAAAATTTTAAGGTGAAGAAAAATATGCAAACAGAAGAACCTGTATCAATTACCCTTATGCCTAAAAATTTACATCGAAATCCAGCTATTAGCCGTCAAAACCTCCTCACAAATATGATTGCTATGGGtggtatattttttatcatatacCAAAAGCGAGATCTAACAATTGTGGGAGCTGAGCTTGACTCGGCCTGGCATAATTCTAATTAa